One Setaria italica strain Yugu1 chromosome II, Setaria_italica_v2.0, whole genome shotgun sequence DNA segment encodes these proteins:
- the LOC101755739 gene encoding uncharacterized protein LOC101755739, protein MDGHGSKLRAAAAAAAASGTRVPDDALVEMFELLPAKSLHRFKCVSKAWCGLVTDPLHRVRFAQTLAGFLCADVTDDDTAAAGTEIGGVCERCREDGGGDGAESSHRTCPHAAVSNRVITRRFINVSRMAAPLIDATFPFLPPAPPTGEGFRDVIVDARDGLVLLARVRRHESPDLHPPACYLVCNPATARWAAVPPSGWAPTTTSQPVARTYLLFDAASSPHAFHLLQFRLDEMDAVRAVHTYSSAEGAWTDRAGPWRDGGWRDWGRAVAPIQPGTGAAVANGMLHLVVDTDGTTGPNNLVAVDEEGNTRRTIPLPRREVAEKDWHSVFVARSQGRLHYVMCVRPPHGRLSEEHPLKLLVWVLEDHDAGEWVLKHTVSFPELFGRIACQFRVEYSVVAVHPDGNWVFFVRHWDRKLVAYDMDRREVIVVADLGAGGEVGDELPTPYVPLYSKCSALTNIQ, encoded by the coding sequence ATGGACGGCCACGGATCCAagctgcgggcggcggcggcggcggcggcggcgtccggcacCCGCGTCCCCGACGACGCGCTCGTCGAGATGTTCGAGCTCCTCCCCGCCAAGTCCCTCCACCGCTTCAAGTGCGTCTCCAAGGCCTGGTGCGGCCTCGTCACGGACCCGCTCCACCGCGTGCGCTTCGCCCAGACCCTGGCCGGGTTCCTCTGCGCCGACGTTACCGACgacgacaccgccgccgccgggaccgAGATCGGCGGCGTGTGCGAGCGCTgccgcgaggacggcggcggcgatggcgccgaGAGCTCGCACCGCACGTGCCCGCACGCCGCGGTCTCGAACCGGGTAATCACCCGGCGGTTCATCAACGTCTCCAGGATGGCCGCCCCGCTCATCGACGCaaccttccccttcctcccgccggcgccgcccaccgGCGAGGGATTCCGCGACGTGATCGTCGATGCCCGCGACGGGCTGGTCCTCTTGGCGCGCGTCCGGAGGCACGAGTCCCCGGACCTCCACCCGCCGGCGTGCTACCTGGTCTGCAACCCGGCCACGGCGCGGTGGGCGGCCGTCCCGCCCTCCGGCTGGgcccccaccaccacctcccagcCGGTGGCGCGCACCTACCTGCTCTTCGACGCCGCGTCCTCCCCGCACGCGTTCCACCTGCTCCAGTTCCGGCTGGACGAGATGGACGCCGTGCGCGCGGTGCACACCTACTCGTCGGCGGAGGGCGCGTGGACGGACCGGGCGGGCCCGTGGCGCGACGGCGGGTGGCGGGACTGGGGCCGCGCCGTGGCGCCCATCCAGCCGggcaccggcgccgccgtcgcgaaCGGCATGCTGCACCTTGTCGTCGACACCGACGGCACCACCGGCCCGAAcaacctcgtcgccgtcgacgaggaGGGGAACACACGCCGGACCATCCCGCTGCCGCggcgggaggtggcggagaaGGACTGGCACTCGGTGTTCGTCGCCCGGTCGCAGGGGCGCCTGCACTACGTCATGTGCGTCCGCCCGCCGCACGGCCGGCTCTCCGAAGAGCATCCGTTGAAGCTGCTGGTGTGGGTGCTCGAGGACCACGACGCCGGCGAGTGGGTGCTGAAGCACACCGTGAGCTTCCCGGAGCTGTTCGGGAGGATCGCGTGCCAGTTCCGCGTCGAGTACAGCGTGGTCGCCGTCCATCCCGACGGCAACTGGGTTTTCTTTGTCCGGCATTGGGACCGGAAGCTGGTGGCGTACGACATGGATCGTAGGGAGGTGATTGTCGTCGCCGATCTTGGTGCCGGAGGTGAAGTCGGCGATGAGCTTCCTACTCCGTATGTCCCTCTTTACTCCAAGTGCTCCGCGCTCACAAATATTCAGTGA
- the LOC101757125 gene encoding putative F-box protein At5g42430, whose translation MEEEPLLKHRRSNVVVEGSGDRSNITVDGSGSGSGSGSRAGLVLGWAFASRFSHAAALLIVSGGCAVARCISSLRRAPVSPDLQLLHFAGSGTAAPAPAAGLPDDSIVDILSRVPVRSIHRFKCVSKAWRDLIANPLHRKRLPQTLEGFICSDAEIRHGAGGAGAPWNSRRHVNRSFISLPGRLSPLGDPSFSILTKQPTVRNEIRLLGCCNGHLLFANGRISEAYGTLGYIVCNPATKQWVGVPSAGRSCSHAVSETEATIFLIVDPAMSPHFHVVHIWQNGFMGEIEVRTYSSETGVWTHRSDEDRQQWQEGGGWEEWVNGGAMIVRPMPGSALLNGMLRFIIFDSQKNDYVIAAVDGEGKSCRSICLPGNCGRFALLIGQSQGRLHCVSEDVEMEGSSRLQRKSGLCVWVLEDYDTDEWVLKHKVSFLELFGKRCCTDGYEYNVLAIHPDRDMLFFVQHFNNKLVSYDMDSKELHAFHTPRSSHGLFTPYVPCYLDSSVLANKY comes from the exons ATGGAGGAAGAACCGTTGCTAAAGCATCGCCGGAGCAACGTCGTCGTCGAGGGATCTGGAGACCGGAGCAATATCACTGTCGATGGATCTGGATCTGGATCTGGATCTGGATCTAGAG CCGGGCTCGTTTTGGGCTGGGCCTTTGCTTCTCGGTTCTCtcacgccgccgcgctcctgaTCGTCTCCGGCGGCTGCGCCGTCGCCCGCTGCATTTCTTCTCTCAGGCGCGCGCCCGTATCCCCTGACCTCCAGCTCCTTCATTTTGCAGGTAGCGgcaccgcggcgccggcgccggcggccgggctcCCCGACGACTCCATCGTGGACATCCTATCCCGCGTCCCCGTGAGATCCATCCACCGTTTCAAGTGCGTCTCGAAAGCCTGGCGCGACCTCATCGCCAATCCCCTCCACCGCAAGCGGCTCCCCCAGACCCTAGAGGGCTTCATCTGCAGCGACGCCGAGAtccgccacggcgccggcggcgcgggcgccccTTGGAACTCCCGCCGCCATGTCAACAGGAGCTTCATCAGCCTTCCAGGAAGACTCTCCCCTCTCGGTGACCCTTCCTTCTCCATCCTGACGAAGCAGCCCACGGTCAGGAACGAAATCAGGCTCTTGGGTTGCTGCAATGGGCACCTCCTCTTTGCAAACGGCAGGATCTCGGAAGCATATGGCACGCTGGGCTACATCGTGTGCAATCCAGCCACGAAGCAATGGGTGGGTGTGCCCAGCGCTGGGCGCTCCTGCTCCCATGCAGTTTCCGAAACAGAAGCAACCATCTTTCTGATTGTTGATCCGGCCATGTCGCCGCACTTCCACGTGGTCCACATCTGGCAGAATGGTTTTATGGGGGAGATTGAGGTGCGCACGTACTCGTCCGAGACCGGGGTTTGGACTCACAGGTCTGACGAGGATCGGCAGCAATGGCAGGAAGGAGGTGGATGGGAAGAATGGGTTAATGGTGGAGCCATGATAGTGAGGCCCATGCCGGGCAGCGCCCTTCTGAATGGTATGCTGCGTTTCATCATCTTCGATTCACAGAAGAATGACTATGTGATAGCTGCAGTGGATGGGGAAGGGAAGAGCTGTAGGAGCATCTGCCTGCCAGGTAACTGTGGCAGGTTTGCTCTTCTTATTGGTCAATCTCAAGGACGACTGCATTGCGTGAGTGAAGATGTGGAGATGGAAGGCAGCAGCCGCTTGCAACGTAAATCTGGACTGTGTGTTTGGGTACTTGAGGACTATGATACCGATGAATGGGTTCTCAAGCACAAGGTGAGCTTCTTGGAGCTGTTTGGGAAAAGATGCTGCACTGATGGTTACGAGTACAATGTGCTCGCCATTCATCCAGATCGCGATATGCTTTTCTTTGTTCAGCACTTCAACAATAAATTGGTATCGTATGACATGGACAGCAAGGAGTTGCATGCTTTCCACACTCCCAGAAGCAGCCATGGTCTTTTCACTCCATATGTTCCCTGTTACCTTGATTCATCGGTGCTTGCAAACAAGTACTGA